A single genomic interval of Hafnia alvei harbors:
- a CDS encoding CdaR family transcriptional regulator, with product MATYHLDTRLAQDIVDRTMKIIDSNVNVMDARGRIIGSGAQERIGELHEGALLAISQERIVDIDENMTRHLHGVRPGVNLPLHFDGEIVGVIGLTGDPSELRRYGELVCMTAEMMLEQAHLMHMLAQDTRLREELVLNLIRAEKLSPALQEWAQRLGIDLNQPRVVVVVEVDSGQLGVDSAIVDLQQLQTLLTTAEHDNLAAIVSLNQMVVLRPAFSSLGRWEPESQRNQINLLLKKLAKNSQLKIRIALGNYFPDESGIARSYRTAYTTMMVGKQRTPEQRSYFYQDLILPVLLDSLRGGWQAKELIRPLSRLRAIDSNGVLRKTLSIWFMNNVQPSATAKALFIHRNTLEYRLHRISELTGLDLNNFDDRLLIYISLQLDSGFLYPAGDADSISHLPQAGQ from the coding sequence ATGGCGACCTATCATCTCGATACCCGACTTGCTCAGGATATCGTGGACCGCACCATGAAAATCATCGATAGCAACGTTAACGTCATGGATGCACGAGGCAGAATAATAGGCAGTGGTGCTCAAGAACGCATTGGTGAATTGCACGAAGGTGCATTGTTGGCGATATCGCAGGAAAGAATTGTCGATATTGATGAAAATATGACCCGCCATCTGCACGGCGTTCGCCCCGGCGTGAATCTTCCTTTGCATTTCGATGGTGAAATTGTTGGCGTCATTGGGCTCACCGGCGATCCCTCTGAGCTGAGGCGGTATGGTGAACTGGTGTGTATGACCGCAGAAATGATGCTGGAGCAAGCGCATCTGATGCACATGCTGGCACAAGACACTCGCCTGCGCGAAGAGTTAGTGCTTAACCTTATTCGCGCCGAAAAGCTCTCTCCCGCGCTTCAGGAATGGGCTCAGCGCCTAGGGATAGACCTCAATCAGCCACGCGTGGTGGTAGTGGTGGAAGTGGATAGCGGCCAGCTTGGCGTTGACAGCGCCATCGTCGATCTTCAGCAACTCCAAACATTACTGACGACGGCAGAACACGATAATCTCGCGGCAATTGTGTCACTCAATCAGATGGTGGTTCTCAGACCTGCATTTAGCTCGCTCGGGCGCTGGGAGCCAGAAAGTCAGCGCAACCAAATTAATCTTTTGCTCAAAAAATTAGCCAAAAATAGCCAGTTGAAAATCAGAATCGCATTGGGCAACTACTTCCCAGATGAAAGCGGTATTGCGCGCTCATACCGCACGGCCTACACCACCATGATGGTGGGCAAGCAGCGCACGCCAGAACAGCGCAGCTATTTTTATCAAGACCTGATCCTGCCGGTTTTACTCGACAGCCTGCGTGGCGGATGGCAAGCCAAAGAGCTGATTCGCCCACTGTCACGGCTACGAGCAATCGATAGCAATGGCGTGCTAAGAAAAACGCTTTCCATATGGTTTATGAATAACGTTCAGCCAAGCGCAACCGCCAAGGCCCTGTTTATTCATCGCAACACCCTAGAATATCGCTTACACCGCATCTCTGAGCTTACGGGGCTCGATCTCAATAACTTTGACGATCGCTTGCTGATTTATATCTCATTACAGCTAGATAGCGGCTTCCTTTACCCTGCTGGCGATGCGGATTCAATTAGCCATCTTCCCCAAGCAGGGCAATAA
- the dsdX gene encoding D-serine transporter DsdX, which yields MSSQIWVVGTLLTSIIIIILTIVKFKIHPFLALLLASFYVGVLMGMNPLEMVNAIEGGIGGTLGFLAAVIGLGTILGKMMEVSGAAERIGITLQKCRWLSPDVIMVLVGLVCGITLFVEVGVVLLIPLAFSIAKKTNTSLLKLAIPLCTALMAVHCVVPPHPAALYVTNALGADIGTVIVYGLLVGLVASLIGGPLFLKFVGHRLPFKQVPAAFSELEVRREEDLPSLGATLFTVLLPIVLMLIKTAAELNMTKGSALYNFFEFIGNPITAMFIAAFVAYYVLGIRQHMSMGKLLSKTEDGFSSIANILLIIGAGGAFNGILKASGLADTLAVLLSNMHMHPILLAWLVAIILHAAVGSATVAMMGATAIVAPVLPLYPNVSPEIITLAIGSGAIGCTIVTDSLFWLVKQYCGATLSETFKYYTVATFIASLIALGTTFLLSYIV from the coding sequence ATGAGCTCGCAAATTTGGGTCGTCGGGACGCTATTAACAAGCATCATAATAATTATATTAACCATCGTTAAATTTAAGATTCACCCATTCTTGGCATTACTGCTGGCTAGTTTTTATGTTGGCGTATTAATGGGAATGAACCCGTTGGAAATGGTGAATGCCATTGAAGGTGGGATTGGTGGAACGCTAGGCTTTTTAGCCGCCGTGATTGGCCTGGGAACTATTCTGGGCAAAATGATGGAGGTTTCCGGTGCCGCTGAGCGTATCGGCATTACGTTGCAAAAATGCCGTTGGCTATCGCCAGACGTCATTATGGTTTTAGTTGGCTTGGTTTGTGGTATTACGCTGTTTGTGGAAGTGGGCGTGGTGTTGCTGATCCCTCTGGCATTTTCAATTGCTAAAAAGACCAATACTTCTTTGCTGAAGTTGGCGATCCCGCTGTGTACGGCGCTAATGGCGGTACATTGCGTTGTCCCTCCGCATCCGGCGGCATTGTATGTGACGAATGCGTTAGGGGCAGATATTGGTACCGTCATTGTATATGGTCTGTTGGTGGGGCTGGTGGCTTCGCTGATCGGCGGCCCGTTATTTTTGAAGTTTGTCGGTCATCGCCTTCCGTTTAAACAAGTCCCCGCCGCGTTTTCTGAGCTGGAAGTGCGCCGAGAAGAGGATCTACCATCGCTGGGTGCCACGTTATTTACCGTGTTGCTGCCGATTGTGCTGATGCTGATCAAGACGGCGGCCGAACTCAATATGACCAAGGGTTCAGCGCTGTATAACTTCTTTGAATTTATTGGCAATCCGATTACTGCGATGTTTATCGCCGCCTTCGTTGCCTATTACGTATTAGGCATCCGCCAGCATATGAGCATGGGTAAACTGCTGAGCAAAACGGAAGATGGTTTCTCTTCAATTGCTAACATTTTGCTGATTATTGGTGCAGGTGGCGCATTTAACGGCATTCTTAAAGCCAGTGGCCTTGCTGATACGTTGGCCGTGCTGCTCTCCAATATGCATATGCATCCGATTTTGCTGGCTTGGCTGGTGGCGATCATTCTTCATGCCGCAGTGGGTTCTGCCACGGTGGCCATGATGGGCGCCACGGCGATTGTTGCGCCGGTATTGCCGCTCTATCCCAACGTGAGCCCTGAAATTATCACGCTAGCCATTGGCTCTGGCGCGATTGGTTGCACCATCGTCACCGACTCCCTGTTTTGGCTGGTTAAGCAATACTGTGGTGCAACGCTGAGTGAGACATTTAAATATTACACAGTGGCGACTTTCATCGCGTCGCTGATCGCTTTAGGTACGACTTTCCTACTCTCTTATATCGTTTAA
- a CDS encoding glycerate kinase: protein MKRMKFVLAPDSFKESMTAKEVCKAMEAGLKVAFPDAEFIHVPMADGGEGTVQSLIDATDGEIYHQRVTGPLGSPVDAQFGIIWSQQTAVIEMASASGIQFTTKETKNPLAATTYGTGELIKACLDKGIKKIILGIGGSATNDGGAGMAAALGVRFLDKNGSPLPAGGGALGSLCKIDLDGIDPRLADVEFLVASDVTNPLCGDTGASKTFGPQKGATPETVAILDSALAHYADVIDSQLGRKVKDVPGAGAAGGLGAGLMAFTHCKMARGIDIVTQYSGLSEKLAGADYCFTGEGGIDFQTKFGKTPYGVAQAAKSQGVPVIALAGYIGEGVSELYSEGIDAIFGIVPGAENIDALLKNGCSNVERTCENIGRLLKIARV from the coding sequence ATGAAAAGAATGAAGTTTGTTTTGGCTCCAGATTCGTTTAAAGAAAGCATGACCGCCAAAGAAGTATGCAAGGCAATGGAAGCAGGGCTCAAAGTCGCATTCCCTGACGCTGAGTTCATCCATGTTCCGATGGCTGACGGCGGTGAGGGAACGGTTCAATCGTTGATCGATGCCACCGATGGTGAAATCTATCACCAAAGGGTGACGGGGCCGCTCGGTTCACCTGTTGATGCACAGTTCGGGATTATTTGGAGCCAGCAAACGGCGGTTATCGAAATGGCGTCGGCGAGCGGCATTCAGTTCACCACCAAAGAAACCAAAAATCCGCTAGCGGCGACGACCTACGGAACCGGCGAACTGATTAAAGCCTGTCTCGATAAAGGAATTAAAAAGATCATTCTGGGCATCGGCGGCAGCGCCACTAATGACGGCGGGGCGGGCATGGCTGCTGCGCTTGGGGTGCGCTTCTTAGATAAAAACGGTTCACCTCTACCTGCGGGCGGTGGAGCGTTAGGTTCGCTGTGCAAAATCGATCTGGATGGTATTGATCCTCGGCTTGCTGACGTCGAGTTTTTGGTTGCCAGCGACGTGACAAATCCGCTGTGTGGCGATACGGGCGCATCAAAAACGTTTGGCCCACAAAAAGGCGCCACGCCAGAAACCGTGGCGATTCTGGATAGCGCGCTGGCGCACTATGCTGATGTGATCGATTCACAGCTGGGACGTAAAGTGAAAGACGTGCCGGGGGCGGGCGCTGCAGGAGGCTTGGGTGCCGGTTTGATGGCATTTACCCACTGCAAAATGGCGCGTGGCATTGATATCGTGACTCAATATTCTGGCTTAAGTGAAAAGCTTGCGGGCGCCGATTATTGCTTTACCGGCGAAGGTGGCATCGACTTCCAAACCAAGTTTGGCAAAACGCCTTATGGTGTGGCTCAGGCGGCTAAATCACAGGGAGTACCGGTTATTGCACTGGCTGGCTATATCGGTGAAGGCGTAAGTGAGCTTTATAGCGAAGGTATTGATGCCATTTTTGGTATCGTACCAGGCGCTGAAAACATTGATGCGTTGCTCAAGAATGGCTGCTCCAATGTTGAAAGAACCTGCGAAAATATCGGCAGGCTGCTGAAGATTGCGCGCGTGTAA
- a CDS encoding GntP family permease, giving the protein MEDLLSWYGALIGLFVAIFLILKKFNPVYSLFFGAIVGCLIGGADLSKTISIIITGTQSVMGTVIRVLAAGVLAGVMMQSGAAGTIAQAIVKKMGEKKAILALALATMVITAVGVFIPVAVLIVAPIALEVGNKMGISKLALLLALSGGGKAGNIISPNPNTIAAANGFHLSLSDVMIGGFIPALFGLAMTVIVASMIKHRGVMVTDKEANLISSKTDDDDQKRPPLSKAIITPVIAIVLLMVNPIGSILNIEALSHFKLDALYVLPFAGIVGMIAMGQKNKIISYTTSGVEKMTATVLILIGAGAIAGLIGASNLSMEVVKLIDISGISGTFLAPISGILMAAATASTSTGVILATGTFGTAISQVGLSPLASAVMVHTGATVIDSLPQGNYFHVTADSMHMSIRQRMALIPYEAMVGGTMTIVATIMYGFI; this is encoded by the coding sequence ATGGAAGACCTACTGAGTTGGTATGGCGCCCTAATAGGGCTGTTCGTTGCAATATTTCTTATTCTAAAGAAATTCAATCCGGTATATTCATTATTTTTCGGCGCAATTGTTGGTTGTTTAATTGGTGGCGCTGATTTAAGTAAAACTATAAGCATTATTATTACCGGTACTCAAAGCGTGATGGGTACGGTTATTCGCGTATTAGCTGCGGGTGTGTTAGCGGGCGTGATGATGCAGTCGGGCGCGGCGGGTACGATTGCGCAGGCTATCGTCAAAAAAATGGGGGAGAAGAAAGCGATTCTTGCGCTTGCCCTAGCAACGATGGTAATCACCGCCGTTGGCGTCTTTATCCCTGTTGCCGTGCTTATCGTGGCGCCTATTGCATTGGAAGTCGGCAATAAAATGGGGATCTCAAAGCTGGCGCTGTTGCTGGCGCTCTCCGGCGGCGGTAAGGCTGGGAATATTATCTCTCCAAACCCAAACACCATAGCCGCAGCAAATGGTTTTCATCTCAGCCTAAGTGACGTGATGATTGGTGGCTTTATTCCAGCGCTCTTTGGTCTCGCGATGACCGTTATTGTTGCTTCGATGATTAAACATCGTGGGGTGATGGTAACGGATAAAGAAGCTAATTTAATCTCCTCTAAAACAGACGATGACGATCAAAAAAGACCACCATTAAGTAAAGCCATTATTACGCCGGTGATTGCGATTGTATTACTGATGGTTAACCCGATTGGTTCTATTCTTAATATTGAAGCATTATCTCACTTTAAGCTTGATGCATTATATGTTCTGCCGTTTGCCGGTATTGTTGGCATGATAGCGATGGGGCAAAAAAATAAAATTATTTCCTATACGACATCCGGCGTTGAAAAAATGACGGCAACGGTATTAATTCTGATTGGTGCAGGTGCCATTGCCGGGCTAATTGGTGCGTCAAACCTTTCAATGGAAGTTGTTAAACTAATCGATATTTCAGGCATTTCAGGCACTTTCTTAGCGCCAATATCAGGGATCCTCATGGCTGCCGCAACGGCGTCAACGTCGACCGGCGTTATTTTAGCAACAGGTACTTTCGGTACCGCTATTTCGCAGGTAGGGCTATCTCCATTGGCCTCTGCGGTGATGGTTCATACGGGTGCTACCGTCATTGACTCCTTACCACAAGGTAACTATTTCCATGTCACCGCTGACAGCATGCATATGTCGATTAGACAGCGTATGGCGTTAATCCCTTATGAGGCGATGGTGGGCGGAACAATGACGATTGTGGCAACAATTATGTATGGATTCATTTAA
- the sodA gene encoding superoxide dismutase [Mn]: MSYTLPSLPYAYDALEPHFDKQTMEIHHSKHHQAYVNNANAALESLPELAKLTAEELIAQLDKVPAEKRTVLRNNAGGHANHSFFWKGLKLGTELKGDLKAAIERDFGSVDKFKEEFEKAAATRFGSGWAWLVLKADGKLAVVSTANQDSPLMGEAVSGASGYPIAGLDVWEHAYYLKYQNRRPDYIKAFWSVVNWDEAAKRFTEAKK, encoded by the coding sequence ATGAGCTATACCCTGCCATCCCTACCTTATGCCTACGACGCATTAGAGCCTCACTTCGATAAGCAAACGATGGAAATCCATCACAGCAAGCACCATCAGGCCTACGTCAACAACGCGAACGCCGCGCTGGAGTCTCTGCCCGAATTAGCTAAATTAACCGCAGAAGAACTGATTGCTCAGCTTGATAAAGTCCCTGCTGAAAAGCGCACTGTGCTGCGTAACAACGCAGGCGGTCATGCAAACCATAGCTTCTTCTGGAAAGGTTTGAAGCTTGGTACTGAGCTGAAAGGCGATCTGAAAGCGGCTATCGAACGCGATTTCGGCAGCGTCGATAAATTTAAAGAAGAATTTGAAAAAGCAGCTGCAACGCGCTTTGGCTCCGGCTGGGCGTGGCTGGTGCTGAAAGCAGACGGCAAACTGGCCGTGGTTTCTACTGCAAACCAAGATAGCCCGCTGATGGGCGAAGCAGTTTCCGGTGCTTCCGGTTACCCAATTGCGGGTCTGGACGTTTGGGAACATGCTTACTACCTGAAATATCAGAACCGTCGTCCAGACTACATCAAAGCGTTCTGGAGCGTGGTGAACTGGGACGAAGCGGCAAAACGTTTTACTGAAGCGAAAAAGTAA
- the dsdC gene encoding DNA-binding transcriptional regulator DsdC yields MFEHSKYIARNKLLNGYQLSKLYTFEVAARHESFALAAEELSISPSAVSHRINQLEEELGFKLFQRFHRRIALTPEGERVFWALKSSLSYLNQEILEIKSQELSGTLTVYSRPSIAQCWLVPKLADFAKQYPAISLNILTGNEMVNFNGAGIDLAIYFDDKPPETLSCQHLMNESMIPVCSPEYAKQHDLIGKPFNLRQSTLLHDRQAWSYDSNESEWHSWARNFNVDIAEDQRSMGFDRSDLAVIAAMNHVGIAMGRKNLVNKRLESKELIAPFPEFEMQCEQRYYISTLSERQWPKINVFIQWLKTMAGNTEG; encoded by the coding sequence ATGTTCGAGCATTCAAAATATATCGCACGTAACAAACTGCTAAATGGCTATCAGCTATCAAAGCTCTATACCTTTGAAGTTGCGGCCAGACATGAGTCTTTTGCGCTTGCGGCTGAAGAGTTATCGATAAGCCCTAGCGCCGTTAGCCATCGAATCAATCAGCTTGAAGAAGAGTTGGGGTTTAAGTTATTCCAGCGATTTCATCGCCGAATTGCATTAACCCCTGAAGGCGAGCGGGTATTTTGGGCGCTAAAATCCTCTCTCAGCTATCTCAACCAAGAAATTCTTGAGATAAAAAGCCAAGAGCTGTCGGGAACGCTGACGGTCTATTCTCGCCCATCAATCGCACAATGTTGGCTAGTGCCAAAACTGGCTGATTTTGCTAAACAATATCCGGCGATCAGCTTAAACATTTTAACCGGCAACGAGATGGTTAATTTCAACGGCGCGGGAATCGATCTGGCGATTTATTTTGATGATAAACCTCCCGAAACCTTGTCATGCCAACACCTGATGAATGAATCAATGATACCGGTGTGTAGTCCAGAATATGCCAAACAGCACGATCTAATAGGAAAGCCATTTAATTTACGCCAGAGCACGCTGCTGCACGATCGTCAGGCATGGAGTTACGACTCCAACGAAAGTGAATGGCACTCATGGGCACGCAATTTTAACGTTGATATCGCTGAAGATCAGCGAAGTATGGGGTTTGATCGTTCCGATCTGGCGGTGATCGCTGCCATGAATCATGTAGGGATCGCGATGGGGCGTAAAAATCTGGTGAATAAGCGGCTGGAAAGCAAAGAGTTGATTGCGCCCTTCCCAGAGTTTGAAATGCAGTGCGAGCAACGCTACTACATTTCAACCCTTTCTGAGCGTCAGTGGCCGAAGATCAACGTTTTCATTCAATGGCTTAAAACGATGGCTGGCAATACTGAGGGTTAA
- the fdhD gene encoding formate dehydrogenase accessory sulfurtransferase FdhD: MSFLNNNPVNGVRQTIVQQRGQLHTSQPDWVAEEVPVALVYNGISHVVMMASPKDFEAFALGFSLSEGIIRTPQDIYGMDVVAACNGVEVQIELSSRCFMALKERRRSMAGRTGCGVCGVEQITDVVRPLEPLPFTQTFDLQNLDQALRQLRSVQQIGDLTGCTHAAAWIDPQGELLGGCEDIGRHVALDKLLGMRARQPWTQGAVLVSSRASYEMVQKAAMCGVEILFAVSAATTLAIDVAEKCNLTLVGFSKPGRGTVFTHPQRLR; encoded by the coding sequence ATGAGTTTTTTAAATAATAATCCAGTTAATGGCGTTCGCCAGACCATAGTGCAACAACGTGGGCAGCTGCACACTTCTCAGCCAGACTGGGTGGCGGAGGAAGTCCCTGTTGCGCTGGTGTACAACGGCATCTCTCACGTGGTGATGATGGCGTCGCCGAAGGATTTTGAGGCTTTTGCGCTAGGATTTTCGCTTTCAGAAGGCATTATTCGTACCCCGCAGGATATCTACGGTATGGACGTTGTGGCTGCCTGTAATGGAGTGGAAGTGCAAATTGAGCTTTCAAGCCGCTGTTTTATGGCGCTCAAAGAGCGTCGACGTTCGATGGCTGGGCGCACTGGCTGTGGCGTGTGTGGCGTTGAGCAGATCACCGACGTCGTTCGTCCGCTAGAGCCGTTACCGTTCACCCAAACGTTTGATCTACAAAATCTGGATCAGGCATTGCGTCAGCTGCGTAGCGTGCAACAAATCGGCGATCTCACCGGCTGTACTCATGCTGCGGCGTGGATTGATCCGCAAGGTGAATTGCTCGGAGGCTGCGAGGATATTGGCCGCCATGTGGCGCTTGATAAATTGTTGGGCATGCGCGCCAGACAGCCGTGGACGCAAGGTGCAGTACTGGTTTCCAGCCGAGCAAGCTATGAAATGGTACAAAAAGCGGCGATGTGCGGCGTTGAAATTTTGTTTGCCGTTTCGGCAGCCACTACGCTGGCGATCGATGTTGCCGAAAAATGCAATCTCACGCTGGTTGGCTTTAGCAAGCCGGGTCGTGGGACGGTATTTACCCATCCGCAGCGGCTGCGGTAG
- a CDS encoding AAA family ATPase, translated as MRQQYRLESITLRDVGVFEHTHFDFPQIKSEEKDAEKAEIHIFTGPNGCGKSTLLYALAAVFAEEPDNNPLIAARLTKSESNITFKFSGKSGRIKSDLYIGNIIPESIREYVKFKSHSAKFSAFAYSGQCKLADLFVLSLSNGIEQAVNDPFENALSFNNTVRPKVLAQWIANNRTYAALARQDNDLEDAKLYDVSLDRISKFIFDVCDLDIRFRLERKPFAISLNINGTNVHFDVLPDGLKSIIGWVADLALRLESIPWQENRDIFSQPIILFLDEVDIHLHPKWQRRILPAIQKLLPNAQVFVSTHSPFVVGSVEDAFVYRLPDPQRTVCRDPASAEVIKPTPSAAGKSYQLILDEVFGIEEQFDVETEALLEQFYQLKKAYLSDLQDDSQLVALAAELSDKGSEVATIVSMELRQITRLAQKG; from the coding sequence ATGCGTCAACAATACCGATTGGAAAGCATAACACTGCGCGATGTTGGCGTGTTTGAGCATACCCATTTTGATTTTCCGCAGATCAAGAGCGAGGAAAAAGACGCTGAGAAAGCGGAAATCCATATTTTTACCGGCCCAAACGGCTGCGGGAAAAGTACGCTGCTGTATGCGTTGGCGGCGGTGTTTGCTGAGGAGCCCGATAATAATCCCCTGATAGCAGCGAGACTTACGAAGAGTGAGAGCAATATAACTTTTAAATTTTCAGGAAAAAGCGGGCGAATTAAATCTGATCTTTATATTGGAAATATAATTCCTGAGAGCATAAGGGAATATGTTAAATTCAAATCACACTCAGCGAAATTTTCTGCTTTTGCTTATTCAGGGCAATGTAAGCTTGCGGATTTATTCGTTTTATCTCTTTCCAATGGGATAGAGCAGGCAGTGAATGATCCTTTTGAAAATGCTTTATCGTTTAATAATACTGTTCGTCCTAAAGTATTAGCTCAATGGATTGCAAATAATAGAACGTATGCAGCTCTTGCACGGCAAGATAACGACCTGGAAGACGCTAAATTATATGATGTGTCTTTAGATCGGATTAGCAAATTTATTTTTGATGTATGCGATTTAGATATTCGTTTTCGTCTTGAGCGTAAACCATTTGCGATTTCGCTTAATATTAATGGGACGAATGTACATTTTGATGTTCTTCCTGATGGACTGAAATCAATTATAGGCTGGGTTGCTGATCTAGCTCTCCGCCTCGAATCTATTCCTTGGCAAGAAAATCGCGATATTTTTTCCCAGCCTATTATCTTGTTCCTCGACGAAGTTGATATTCACCTGCACCCTAAATGGCAGCGCCGAATCCTTCCTGCCATTCAAAAACTGTTACCGAATGCACAAGTGTTTGTCTCAACTCATTCACCTTTTGTAGTGGGCTCCGTTGAGGATGCCTTTGTTTACCGCCTGCCAGATCCCCAAAGAACGGTTTGTAGAGACCCTGCATCGGCAGAGGTGATAAAGCCAACGCCGTCTGCCGCAGGTAAAAGCTATCAGCTGATTTTAGATGAGGTGTTTGGCATTGAAGAGCAGTTTGACGTTGAAACTGAAGCGTTGCTTGAACAATTCTATCAGCTAAAAAAGGCCTATTTATCCGATCTGCAAGATGATAGCCAGCTCGTTGCGTTGGCGGCGGAACTAAGCGACAAAGGGTCTGAAGTTGCAACCATCGTGAGCATGGAGCTGCGTCAAATAACACGGTTGGCTCAGAAAGGTTAA
- the yiiM gene encoding 6-hydroxyaminopurine reductase, producing the protein MHYPTIYTGTIIPYEGSKPSAIGKRQISGGVMLNRLGLEGDEQAEKKVHGGPDRALCQYPREHYQFWQRQYPQQAEQFCAPALGENISTEGMTEENVFIGDIYRWGEALIQITQPRSPCYKLNYHMDIDEFSVQMQQTGRCGWLYRIVGEGMVSEDQPLELVSRNSDISVAEAISICFHMPFDEEEYRRLMSAAGLSASWSKTLQMRVLNGKIEDMNRRLLGV; encoded by the coding sequence ATGCACTATCCAACGATTTACACCGGTACCATCATTCCTTATGAAGGCAGCAAGCCGAGTGCAATTGGCAAGCGCCAAATTTCCGGGGGTGTGATGCTTAACCGCCTTGGGTTGGAAGGTGATGAACAGGCAGAGAAGAAAGTCCATGGTGGCCCCGATCGTGCGCTATGTCAGTATCCACGTGAGCATTATCAGTTTTGGCAACGACAGTATCCGCAGCAGGCTGAGCAATTTTGCGCTCCGGCCTTAGGCGAAAATATTTCCACTGAAGGGATGACCGAAGAGAATGTTTTTATCGGCGATATCTACCGTTGGGGAGAGGCGCTGATTCAGATTACTCAACCGCGTTCGCCGTGCTATAAACTCAACTATCACATGGATATCGATGAATTCTCTGTGCAAATGCAACAAACTGGCCGCTGCGGCTGGCTGTATCGTATTGTTGGCGAAGGCATGGTAAGCGAAGATCAGCCGCTGGAACTTGTGTCACGTAACAGCGATATCAGCGTGGCAGAAGCGATCTCCATCTGCTTCCACATGCCGTTTGATGAAGAAGAGTATCGCCGCCTGATGAGCGCGGCCGGGCTCTCAGCCAGCTGGAGCAAAACGCTTCAAATGCGGGTTCTCAACGGCAAAATTGAAGATATGAATCGAAGATTGCTCGGGGTTTAG